The Brasilonema sennae CENA114 genome includes a region encoding these proteins:
- a CDS encoding class I SAM-dependent methyltransferase: MTVRQDTIWERFLSPVVRLLIDEEGLRRYFESVDWEKESSRFRRADVTVPPYYSSQNFHGIKDGYLKPGAAVSYDPITQYVLPPTETIVRQAIIDSIKVQPRRILDLGCGTGSTTLMLKQAFPQAEVIGLDLSPYMLVRASHKAEKTGLDINWRHGDAQKTGFPDASFDLVTASLLFHETPTTVAVAILQECFRLLVTGGQVLILDGNQNTLRQLDWLNNVFEEPYIREYAAGSVDAWMGEAGFQAVQTQDVWWINQVTSGVKPILSEDGTVRTDVGRYTSVQRDDTVDNEDLQGFPSPAFDTMP; encoded by the coding sequence ATGACAGTTCGTCAAGATACAATTTGGGAACGTTTTCTATCCCCTGTAGTACGTTTGCTCATTGATGAGGAAGGGTTACGGCGTTACTTTGAAAGCGTTGATTGGGAAAAAGAAAGCAGCCGCTTTCGACGCGCTGATGTCACAGTTCCGCCATACTACAGCAGCCAAAATTTTCATGGAATTAAGGATGGATATCTCAAGCCAGGTGCGGCGGTGAGCTACGATCCTATTACCCAATATGTTCTCCCGCCTACTGAAACTATAGTGCGTCAGGCAATAATCGATTCGATCAAAGTACAGCCGCGACGTATTCTTGACTTGGGCTGTGGAACAGGTTCCACAACTTTGATGTTAAAGCAGGCTTTCCCTCAGGCAGAAGTCATCGGCTTGGATTTATCGCCTTATATGTTGGTGCGTGCTTCTCACAAAGCTGAAAAAACTGGTTTAGACATAAATTGGCGACATGGGGACGCACAGAAGACGGGTTTTCCTGATGCTTCTTTCGACTTGGTTACAGCTTCTTTGTTATTCCACGAAACGCCAACAACAGTAGCTGTGGCAATTTTACAAGAGTGTTTCCGCTTGCTGGTAACTGGTGGACAAGTGCTGATTTTGGATGGAAATCAAAACACTTTGCGTCAATTAGATTGGTTGAATAATGTGTTTGAAGAGCCGTATATTCGTGAATATGCTGCTGGGAGTGTGGATGCGTGGATGGGGGAAGCAGGATTTCAAGCAGTGCAAACCCAGGATGTATGGTGGATAAATCAAGTTACAAGTGGAGTGAAACCAATTTTATCTGAAGATGGTACTGTACGAACAGATGTAGGACGTTACACTTCTGTACAAAGAGACGACACAGTGGATAATGAAGATTTACAGGGTTTTCCATCTCCAGCTTTTGATACAATGCCATGA
- a CDS encoding HAD family hydrolase, protein MSLKAVLFDFNGVIINDESIHEQLTEQILLEENLILKPREYRKVCLGRNDRSCLKDLLANRGRVLSDTELTKLFNSKAKGYALELEKIEELPLYPGLNDFISQVSSRNLKLGIVSGAIRKEIELVLERAKLAQYFKVIVVGDDVTTTKPEPDGYLLAVERLNQEYPALNLQPQECLAIEDTPAGIQAAKRAGMQVVGVANTYPFHMLQRCCNWTVDDLTDLELERVQEVYSQKELQSTTGA, encoded by the coding sequence ATGAGTTTAAAGGCAGTTTTATTTGATTTTAATGGTGTCATCATTAATGATGAGTCAATCCACGAGCAACTGACAGAGCAAATTCTACTTGAGGAGAACCTCATTCTTAAGCCACGTGAGTATCGGAAAGTTTGCTTAGGACGTAACGATCGCAGTTGTTTAAAAGATTTGCTTGCTAATCGTGGTCGTGTGCTAAGTGATACTGAATTAACTAAGTTGTTCAATTCTAAAGCAAAAGGGTATGCTTTGGAACTGGAAAAAATAGAAGAGCTGCCTTTGTATCCTGGTTTAAATGACTTCATATCTCAAGTGTCTTCTCGCAATCTCAAACTCGGGATAGTCAGTGGTGCTATCCGCAAAGAAATAGAACTGGTACTTGAGCGTGCTAAACTAGCTCAATATTTCAAAGTTATTGTCGTAGGTGATGACGTTACCACCACTAAACCAGAACCTGATGGTTATTTGTTGGCTGTGGAACGCCTGAACCAGGAATATCCTGCTTTGAATCTTCAACCACAAGAGTGTTTAGCGATAGAAGATACTCCTGCTGGTATCCAAGCTGCAAAACGAGCAGGTATGCAAGTGGTTGGTGTGGCGAATACTTACCCTTTCCATATGCTTCAGCGTTGCTGCAACTGGACGGTAGATGATCTGACTGACTTGGAATTGGAACGGGTGCAGGAAGTTTATTCTCAAAAAGAATTGCAAAGTACTACAGGCGCATGA